The following are from one region of the Hyphomicrobium album genome:
- a CDS encoding carbohydrate ABC transporter permease — MKLSPAAIAINGALIAAAAFALFPLVWMLSVSFMAPGEASAFPPPIFPQEPTLANYRELFAREGMSRYFANSLLLAACATLIALTFNVMAGYAFAKLRFKGREEIFRALLGAIVIPAQVAMLPLFLLLKSMGLVNTYAGVLVPVLATIFGIALVRQYALSIPDEMLEAARVDGASEFRIFVSIVVPTLRPILATLATFTFLGTWNDFMWPLIVLSDESLYTLPVALASLSREHVQDNELMMAGSVVTILPVLLLFLVLQRQYLSGLLAGGVKG, encoded by the coding sequence ATGAAGCTGAGCCCTGCAGCCATCGCCATAAACGGGGCGCTCATCGCAGCGGCGGCATTCGCGCTATTTCCGCTCGTGTGGATGCTCTCGGTCTCGTTCATGGCTCCGGGGGAGGCGAGCGCTTTTCCCCCACCGATATTTCCGCAGGAGCCCACGCTCGCCAACTACCGCGAGCTATTCGCGCGCGAAGGGATGAGCCGGTACTTCGCCAACAGCCTGCTGCTCGCCGCGTGTGCCACGCTTATCGCTCTCACGTTCAACGTCATGGCTGGCTATGCTTTCGCCAAGCTGCGCTTCAAGGGGCGCGAAGAGATTTTCCGCGCGCTGTTGGGCGCCATCGTCATTCCGGCGCAGGTGGCAATGCTACCGCTCTTTCTGCTCCTCAAGAGCATGGGCTTGGTCAACACATATGCCGGTGTTCTCGTGCCGGTGCTCGCCACGATCTTCGGCATTGCGCTGGTGCGCCAGTACGCGCTTTCAATACCCGACGAGATGCTCGAAGCTGCGCGCGTCGATGGCGCCAGTGAGTTTAGGATTTTTGTTTCAATTGTCGTTCCCACGCTGAGGCCGATCCTGGCGACGCTCGCGACCTTCACGTTCCTAGGTACCTGGAATGATTTCATGTGGCCGCTCATCGTGCTGTCGGATGAGAGCCTCTATACGCTCCCCGTCGCACTGGCCTCGCTGTCGCGCGAGCATGTGCAAGACAATGAACTCATGATGGCCGGCTCGGTCGTAACAATACTTCCCGTGCTGCTGCTCTTTCTCGTCCTGCAGCGCCAGTACCTGTCTGGTCTCTTGGCGGGGGGCGTCAAAGGATGA